A region of Plantactinospora sp. BC1 DNA encodes the following proteins:
- a CDS encoding NUDIX hydrolase — translation MTRWVVHEERIVDGSRRAQLAIANVELPDGTRFEQYVIRAPRSAMVAVLDEQERLLLMRRHRFVFDRWVWELPGGYVDDEEHPAECAVREVEEETGWRPEAVEPLLSFQPWVGMADAENLLFLARRADLTGAPVDINEAEQVAWIPLDEARDLVSRGEIVGAGSIIAVLELVARKARGVL, via the coding sequence TTGACTCGGTGGGTGGTTCACGAAGAACGAATAGTCGACGGCAGTCGGCGAGCGCAGCTAGCCATCGCGAACGTGGAGTTGCCGGATGGGACGCGGTTCGAGCAGTACGTGATCCGCGCACCTCGGTCCGCGATGGTCGCGGTCCTGGACGAGCAGGAGCGGCTGCTGCTGATGCGGCGGCACCGGTTCGTCTTCGATCGGTGGGTGTGGGAACTGCCCGGTGGCTACGTCGATGACGAGGAGCACCCGGCGGAGTGCGCCGTACGCGAGGTCGAAGAGGAGACCGGCTGGCGGCCGGAGGCAGTCGAGCCGTTGTTGTCCTTCCAGCCCTGGGTGGGCATGGCCGACGCGGAGAACCTGCTGTTTCTGGCCCGACGGGCCGACCTTACTGGTGCGCCTGTAGACATCAACGAGGCCGAGCAGGTGGCGTGGATTCCGCTCGACGAGGCGCGTGACCTCGTGTCGCGGGGCGAGATTGTCGGCGCCGGCAGCATCATCGCCGTGCTCGAACTGGTCGCCCGAAAGGCGAGGGGTGTCCTGTAA
- a CDS encoding helix-turn-helix domain-containing protein: protein MLLDPLRIPDDVWSDHDVRVALVGRDIGALFRLISRLTRASQTRLGAACGLEQGYVSRIMNGRRVTSIEVLERIADGCDMPDESRMAMGLAPRTRPCRPDMAFDKEERKAEDGPRRAWRDSVRSCVDLWRGDVNRRDLLRRSAFTTAGYTLPALRWLTASDPAPLAQRGSRSVGPPEVETIREMTAAYRRLDNQYGGGHARDAVARYLDLEVAPLLIDGRYDHDTGRRLLSATAELSQLAGWQAYDMAEHGIAQRYLTLALDLAGEAGDHNLGAEIIAAMSHQATYLGHAATGIDLARAARETARRTGMRILVAEALVMEAHAHAVGRDKRACVRTLHQAEQALDRADRGSGPEWISYFDEAYLSAKFGHCFHALGQLREGERFAVRSLRMNPSYVRGNSFNLALLASIYAGQGEVDRACTIGTESLAKTKDLRSARAVRYLRDLQSLLAAHRRRPAVRQFVNQVDAVLGKRR, encoded by the coding sequence GTGCTGCTCGATCCGCTTCGGATACCTGACGACGTCTGGTCCGACCATGACGTGCGGGTGGCGCTGGTCGGGCGGGACATCGGCGCATTGTTCCGCTTGATCTCCCGACTAACCAGAGCCAGCCAGACCCGCTTGGGCGCCGCCTGTGGCCTTGAGCAGGGATACGTCAGCCGGATCATGAACGGCCGAAGGGTGACCTCCATCGAGGTTCTGGAGCGGATCGCGGACGGTTGCGACATGCCCGACGAGTCGCGGATGGCTATGGGCTTGGCACCGAGGACGAGGCCATGTCGTCCTGACATGGCTTTCGACAAGGAAGAGCGGAAGGCTGAGGATGGTCCCCGCCGGGCGTGGCGGGACAGCGTACGGAGCTGTGTCGATCTGTGGCGAGGTGACGTGAACCGTCGAGATTTGCTGCGGCGTAGTGCGTTCACCACCGCCGGGTACACGCTGCCGGCGCTGCGCTGGCTCACAGCGTCGGATCCGGCTCCCCTCGCCCAGAGGGGAAGCCGTAGTGTCGGTCCACCGGAGGTCGAAACAATTCGGGAGATGACCGCCGCCTACCGACGGCTGGACAACCAGTACGGGGGCGGCCATGCGAGGGACGCCGTTGCCCGCTATCTCGACCTGGAGGTTGCTCCGCTGCTGATCGACGGTCGATATGACCACGACACTGGCCGGCGGCTCCTCAGCGCGACAGCGGAACTGAGCCAGCTCGCCGGGTGGCAAGCGTATGACATGGCCGAACACGGCATCGCGCAGCGCTATCTCACCCTCGCGCTCGACCTCGCCGGAGAGGCCGGTGACCACAATCTTGGCGCGGAGATCATCGCCGCTATGAGTCACCAAGCCACCTACCTCGGTCATGCCGCCACCGGCATAGACCTTGCCCGCGCCGCCCGGGAAACGGCCCGCCGAACCGGCATGCGGATCCTGGTCGCCGAAGCCCTCGTGATGGAGGCTCACGCACATGCCGTCGGCCGTGACAAGCGCGCCTGCGTCCGCACCCTTCATCAAGCAGAACAAGCGCTCGACCGCGCCGATCGGGGCAGTGGCCCAGAATGGATCAGCTACTTCGACGAGGCGTACCTGTCTGCCAAGTTCGGGCACTGCTTCCATGCGTTGGGGCAGTTGCGCGAAGGCGAGCGTTTCGCCGTTCGCTCCTTGAGGATGAACCCGAGCTACGTACGTGGCAACAGCTTCAACCTGGCGCTGCTGGCGAGCATCTACGCGGGGCAGGGCGAGGTCGACCGGGCATGCACGATCGGCACGGAGTCCTTGGCCAAGACCAAGGACCTGCGGTCGGCGCGAGCCGTTCGCTATCTGCGCGACCTCCAGTCGCTGCTTGCGGCGCACCGTCGCCGTCCGGCCGTTCGCCAGTTCGTCAACCAGGTCGACGCGGTTTTGGGTAAGCGGCGTTGA
- a CDS encoding nucleoside deaminase, with amino-acid sequence MNPNEMVGAALEVAEAGLAAGEQPIGAVVMLGDEIVGRGFTRERDLRRRLVHADLLAMIEADERLGWRERPAPLRLAVNLEPCMMCLGTAMALGVDEVYFGLESPSDGGASVAAAWRPEPAVPWFAAPSVIVGGIRREESRELFRRWCATAPDSPARRWAQTLVDPPH; translated from the coding sequence GTGAATCCCAACGAGATGGTCGGGGCGGCCCTGGAGGTCGCCGAGGCGGGCCTGGCGGCCGGGGAACAGCCGATCGGCGCCGTGGTGATGCTGGGCGACGAGATCGTCGGGCGGGGCTTCACCCGGGAACGCGACCTCCGGCGCCGGCTGGTGCACGCCGACCTGCTGGCCATGATCGAGGCCGACGAGCGGCTGGGCTGGCGGGAACGCCCGGCTCCGCTGCGGCTCGCGGTGAACCTGGAACCGTGCATGATGTGCCTGGGTACGGCGATGGCACTCGGCGTGGACGAGGTCTACTTCGGACTGGAGTCGCCGAGCGACGGCGGCGCTTCGGTCGCGGCGGCTTGGCGACCCGAGCCGGCCGTACCGTGGTTCGCGGCTCCCTCGGTGATCGTCGGCGGGATCCGCCGGGAGGAGAGCCGGGAACTGTTCCGCCGCTGGTGCGCGACCGCGCCCGACTCCCCCGCCCGACGCTGGGCGCAGACCCTGGTCGACCCGCCGCACTGA
- a CDS encoding glycoside hydrolase family 15 protein, which yields MCARRIDDYGYLADGRSGALVGRDGSVDWWCPPRFDAPSVFARLLDDAGGHWWIRPAGEFRVERSYLDDTLVLRTVFTTEEGSVAVTDALALGHGRGHEIGRNSPSLLLRLVEGLTGRVPMVMSYAPHFEYGRVRAYLERRGQTVIGTATGATLGMTASVPVDCHETTASSLFTIGAGQRESFSLAYWSSYREDPPVAPDVPASLAETVEGWHSWMAEHDYTGEHSDLVRRSTLLLVGLTYQPSGGVVAAATTSVPVRPEGHDNYDYRYVWLRDFSLTLRMLSIAACPKEADRLFCWLAESIGDANLAPVPIMFGVEGERDLAERELGTLGEPGENDPVLLGNDAWHQRQQDVLGQVLDAAWLLRRRLDPMPKPVRRMLRSLTDRAVETWRLPDSGMWELRGEERHYLTAKLGCWIALDRAVRFDAVLGDPAEVARWAAVRDEIREAILRYGWNPELGAFTDAFESDRLDASVLVLPLVGFISAADPRMRATIERIERELTTDGLVRRWPGDSAGFVICSFWLVGCLALLGEQDRADALFTRMVARANDLGLFAEQIDLRTGEQLGNFPQAFSHIGLISAAWRLTSARTGRPTPITTVV from the coding sequence GTGTGCGCCCGTCGGATCGACGACTACGGCTACCTCGCCGACGGCCGGTCCGGGGCACTGGTCGGCCGGGACGGGTCCGTGGACTGGTGGTGCCCGCCCCGGTTCGACGCGCCCTCGGTCTTCGCCCGCCTGCTCGACGACGCCGGTGGGCACTGGTGGATTCGCCCGGCGGGCGAGTTCCGGGTCGAGCGGAGCTACCTGGACGACACGCTGGTGCTGCGTACGGTCTTCACCACCGAGGAGGGGTCGGTGGCGGTCACCGATGCCCTGGCCCTGGGCCACGGCCGGGGGCACGAGATCGGCCGCAACTCGCCCAGCCTGCTCCTCCGGCTGGTGGAAGGGCTCACCGGGCGGGTGCCGATGGTGATGTCCTACGCACCCCACTTCGAGTACGGCCGCGTGCGGGCCTACCTCGAACGGCGCGGTCAGACCGTGATCGGGACCGCCACCGGCGCCACCCTGGGGATGACCGCGAGCGTTCCGGTGGACTGCCATGAGACGACCGCCTCGTCGTTGTTCACCATCGGGGCGGGCCAGCGGGAGAGCTTCTCGCTGGCCTACTGGTCGAGCTACCGAGAAGATCCACCGGTCGCTCCCGACGTCCCGGCGTCGCTCGCCGAAACGGTCGAGGGCTGGCACTCCTGGATGGCGGAGCACGACTACACGGGAGAGCATTCCGATCTGGTACGGCGCAGTACGTTGCTGCTGGTGGGGTTGACCTACCAGCCCAGCGGCGGTGTCGTCGCGGCGGCCACCACCTCCGTGCCGGTGCGGCCGGAGGGGCACGACAACTACGACTACCGCTACGTGTGGCTGCGCGACTTCAGCCTCACCCTGCGGATGCTCTCCATCGCGGCCTGCCCGAAGGAGGCGGACCGGCTCTTCTGCTGGTTGGCCGAGTCGATCGGCGACGCCAACCTGGCGCCCGTACCGATCATGTTTGGCGTGGAGGGCGAGCGTGACCTCGCCGAGCGGGAACTCGGCACGCTGGGCGAGCCGGGGGAGAACGATCCGGTGCTGCTCGGCAACGACGCCTGGCACCAGCGCCAGCAGGACGTACTCGGTCAGGTGCTCGACGCCGCGTGGTTGCTGCGCAGGCGGCTCGACCCGATGCCCAAGCCGGTACGCCGAATGCTGCGGTCCCTGACCGACCGTGCGGTCGAGACGTGGCGGCTGCCGGATTCGGGCATGTGGGAGCTGCGGGGCGAGGAGCGGCACTACCTGACGGCCAAACTGGGCTGCTGGATCGCACTGGATCGGGCCGTACGCTTCGACGCCGTACTGGGTGACCCGGCCGAGGTGGCGCGGTGGGCGGCCGTCCGCGACGAGATCCGGGAGGCGATCCTGCGGTACGGCTGGAATCCCGAACTCGGTGCCTTCACCGACGCCTTCGAGTCGGACCGGCTGGACGCGTCGGTTCTGGTCCTTCCCCTGGTGGGGTTCATCTCCGCGGCCGATCCGCGGATGCGTGCCACGATCGAGCGGATCGAGCGGGAGTTGACCACCGACGGGCTGGTCCGGCGCTGGCCCGGTGACTCCGCCGGCTTCGTCATCTGCTCGTTCTGGCTGGTGGGTTGTCTCGCGCTCCTCGGCGAACAGGACCGGGCCGATGCACTCTTCACCCGGATGGTCGCCCGCGCCAACGACCTCGGCCTCTTCGCCGAGCAGATCGACCTGCGGACCGGTGAGCAGCTGGGCAACTTTCCGCAGGCGTTCTCGCACATCGGGCTGATCTCGGCGGCGTGGCGGCTCACCTCGGCCAGGACGGGCCGGCCCACGCCGATCACCACGGTGGTGTGA
- a CDS encoding phosphotransferase, with the protein MPALSAAFQGGRVLTPPDDLPEDLLRAALLRDWGLRVGSLEYRAVGRGSHHWEVTDAEGGRRFVSVDELTTKRLTLTDPLDAAYARLRAALGTARRLREHGRGFVVAPIPTSGGEPLVRVGGRFALALYPYVDGESFRWGAFSSAAHLRGVLDMVLAVHAAPAAARAHAPVDDFAIPHSDELGLGLAGTGDVPDTGPYAGPAARLLVTHAAPVRRLLARHGELVRAARAQPGRMVLTHGEPHPGNTMRTVDGWRLIDWDTVRVAPPERDLWLMEPGDGSVLDGYAEATGAAPLAEMLELYRSWWHLADVAEETSRFRAPHAGTEDDDESFTILRSVLEHIGTLPAARV; encoded by the coding sequence TTGCCGGCGCTGTCCGCCGCGTTCCAGGGTGGACGGGTGCTGACCCCGCCCGACGATCTCCCCGAGGACCTGCTCCGGGCTGCGCTGCTGCGGGACTGGGGGCTACGGGTCGGCTCCCTCGAATACCGCGCGGTGGGGCGGGGCAGTCACCACTGGGAGGTCACCGACGCCGAGGGCGGCCGGCGGTTCGTCTCCGTCGACGAGCTGACCACCAAGCGGCTGACCCTGACCGACCCGCTCGACGCCGCGTACGCCCGGCTGCGCGCCGCGCTCGGCACCGCCCGGCGGCTCCGGGAGCACGGCCGCGGGTTCGTGGTGGCGCCGATCCCGACCTCGGGCGGCGAGCCGCTGGTCCGGGTCGGCGGCCGGTTCGCGCTCGCGCTCTACCCGTACGTCGACGGGGAGAGCTTCCGGTGGGGCGCGTTCTCGTCGGCGGCGCACCTGCGGGGCGTACTCGACATGGTGCTGGCGGTGCACGCGGCGCCGGCAGCGGCCCGCGCGCATGCCCCGGTCGACGACTTCGCCATCCCGCACTCCGACGAGCTGGGACTCGGCCTGGCCGGCACCGGTGACGTCCCCGACACCGGCCCGTACGCCGGCCCTGCCGCCCGGCTGCTCGTCACGCACGCGGCACCGGTACGCCGGCTGCTCGCCCGGCACGGCGAACTCGTGCGGGCGGCGCGCGCTCAGCCGGGCCGGATGGTCCTGACCCACGGCGAACCGCATCCCGGCAACACGATGCGGACGGTCGACGGCTGGCGGCTGATCGACTGGGACACCGTGCGGGTCGCGCCGCCCGAACGCGACCTCTGGCTGATGGAACCCGGTGACGGGTCGGTGCTCGACGGCTACGCCGAGGCGACCGGCGCGGCACCGCTGGCGGAGATGCTGGAGCTGTACCGCAGCTGGTGGCACCTTGCCGACGTCGCCGAGGAGACGAGCCGGTTCCGGGCCCCGCACGCCGGCACCGAGGACGACGACGAGTCGTTCACGATCCTCCGCTCGGTGCTGGAGCACATCGGCACGCTCCCGGCCGCCCGGGTCTGA
- a CDS encoding lipopolysaccharide assembly protein LapB: MSELPRPSAAQAYQRARLLADSGRYDDAERQIRSGLAVEPDDPDSLVFLAYLLRVRERYVEALAACDAAVAAAPGHAEAYVERAEALVAVFRGEAAVRAATEAVRLDPGAPRTHRSLARALAFTEEYDRARYAVRQALALDPGSVDSLLTLAALERDAGNRGAAEQAVRAALRHEPDNAHGRRLLAMLDADRWRVGRSMRILRAVAAQHPADPDPVAMVWPLRRALTGPCRWLSGGAVLLAVAAPLAAGPLPAPAGILGRLAAALLAVAVVAVQFRVLAPAGRTPWRCLRLVPRLLRTALGLGLLVSTALLGLLVGYAGTGWWPLPLIALALVPPLWACVLAERIGAHADDPGLHQAARDIGSGFAQWWAELRQWWTETRRDLRTAWQEPAAVPPTVDGTGGGVGSGDAREGDR; this comes from the coding sequence ATGTCCGAGCTTCCCCGGCCGTCGGCCGCGCAGGCGTACCAGCGCGCCCGGCTGCTCGCCGACTCCGGCCGGTACGACGACGCCGAGCGCCAGATCCGCTCCGGGTTGGCCGTCGAGCCCGACGACCCGGACTCGCTCGTCTTCCTGGCGTACCTGCTGCGGGTCCGGGAGCGGTACGTCGAGGCGCTCGCCGCCTGCGACGCCGCCGTGGCCGCCGCGCCGGGACACGCCGAGGCGTACGTGGAACGGGCCGAGGCCCTGGTCGCGGTCTTCCGGGGCGAGGCGGCGGTGCGGGCCGCCACCGAGGCGGTCCGGCTCGACCCGGGGGCGCCGAGGACGCACCGGAGCCTCGCCCGGGCGCTCGCCTTCACCGAGGAGTACGACCGGGCCCGGTACGCCGTCCGGCAAGCGCTCGCGCTCGACCCGGGGTCGGTCGACTCGCTGCTGACCCTGGCCGCCCTGGAGCGGGACGCCGGCAACCGGGGCGCCGCCGAGCAGGCGGTCCGGGCGGCCCTGCGGCACGAGCCCGACAACGCCCACGGCCGGCGGCTGCTCGCGATGCTCGACGCGGACCGGTGGCGGGTCGGCCGCTCGATGCGAATCCTGCGCGCGGTCGCCGCCCAACACCCCGCCGATCCCGACCCGGTGGCGATGGTCTGGCCGCTGCGCCGGGCGCTGACCGGCCCGTGTCGCTGGCTCTCCGGCGGTGCCGTCCTGCTGGCCGTCGCCGCGCCGCTCGCGGCCGGGCCGCTGCCCGCCCCGGCCGGCATCCTCGGCCGGCTGGCCGCCGCCCTGCTGGCCGTGGCCGTCGTCGCCGTCCAGTTCCGGGTGCTGGCGCCGGCCGGGCGTACGCCGTGGCGCTGCCTGCGACTGGTGCCCCGTTTGCTGCGTACCGCCCTCGGTCTCGGTCTGCTCGTCTCGACCGCGCTGCTCGGGCTGCTCGTCGGGTACGCCGGCACCGGCTGGTGGCCGCTGCCGCTGATCGCCCTCGCCCTCGTCCCGCCGCTCTGGGCCTGCGTACTGGCGGAACGGATCGGTGCGCATGCCGACGACCCCGGCCTGCACCAGGCGGCCCGGGACATCGGCTCCGGCTTCGCCCAGTGGTGGGCGGAGCTGCGGCAGTGGTGGACCGAAACCCGCCGGGACCTGCGGACCGCCTGGCAGGAACCGGCCGCCGTACCGCCCACAGTGGATGGAACGGGCGGCGGCGTAGGATCCGGCGATGCCCGAGAAGGTGACCGATGA